The following are encoded together in the Streptomyces tsukubensis genome:
- the ftsW gene encoding putative lipid II flippase FtsW: MPADAVHGSHRLLPGAPPGFAPRGRAAPAGPRRAPQGGGGERAARSRPRTTRSPRPPRENPVLRLYSRIRRAWDRPLTAYYVILGSSLLIAVLGLVMVYSASVITALGYSLPPSYFFRKQLTAAVIGTVLLVAASRMPVKLHRALAYPLLAGSIFLMALVQVPGIGREINGNQNWISLGVFQIQPSEFGKLALVLWGADLIARKHDKRLLTQWKHMLVPLVPVVFLLLGLIMIGGDMGTAIILTAILFGLLWLAGAPTRLFAGVFSIAAILGVILIKTSPNRMGRFACLGATDPTAHEGACWQGVHGLYALASGGFFGSGLGASVEKWGQLPEAHTDFIFAVTGEELGLAGTLSVLALFAALGCAGIRVAGRTEDPFVRYAAGGVTTWITAQAVINVGAVLGLLPIAGVPLPLFSYGGSALLPTMFAIGLLIAFARADPAARTALARRGPGYGRKKAVVRWNTMRRRVSARSSGER; the protein is encoded by the coding sequence ATGCCGGCCGACGCCGTACACGGCTCACACCGACTGCTTCCCGGCGCACCGCCGGGCTTCGCGCCGCGCGGCAGGGCGGCACCCGCGGGGCCCCGCAGGGCGCCGCAGGGAGGTGGCGGTGAACGCGCGGCGCGCAGCCGCCCGAGAACGACCCGGTCGCCGCGCCCGCCGAGGGAGAACCCCGTCCTGCGGCTCTACTCCCGTATCCGCCGCGCCTGGGACCGCCCGCTGACGGCCTATTACGTCATCCTCGGCAGCTCCCTGCTCATCGCCGTGCTCGGCCTGGTGATGGTCTACTCCGCCTCCGTCATCACGGCGCTCGGCTACTCGCTGCCCCCTTCGTACTTCTTCCGCAAGCAGCTCACCGCGGCCGTGATCGGCACCGTGCTGCTGGTGGCCGCCTCCCGGATGCCGGTCAAACTGCACCGGGCCCTCGCCTACCCGCTGCTCGCCGGATCGATCTTCCTGATGGCCCTGGTGCAGGTACCCGGGATAGGGCGGGAGATCAACGGCAACCAGAACTGGATCTCGTTGGGCGTCTTCCAGATCCAGCCCAGCGAGTTCGGCAAGTTGGCGTTGGTGCTCTGGGGTGCCGATCTGATCGCACGTAAACATGACAAACGGCTCCTCACCCAGTGGAAACACATGCTGGTGCCGCTCGTCCCCGTCGTCTTCCTGCTGCTCGGGTTGATCATGATCGGCGGCGACATGGGGACCGCGATCATCCTCACCGCGATCCTTTTCGGACTGCTCTGGCTCGCGGGTGCCCCGACCAGGCTCTTCGCCGGGGTCTTCTCCATCGCCGCGATCCTCGGTGTGATCCTTATCAAGACCAGCCCCAACAGAATGGGCAGATTCGCCTGTCTCGGGGCGACCGATCCCACCGCCCACGAGGGCGCCTGCTGGCAAGGGGTGCACGGTCTCTACGCCCTGGCCTCGGGCGGATTCTTCGGTTCAGGGCTCGGCGCCAGTGTGGAAAAATGGGGACAACTGCCCGAGGCCCACACCGACTTCATCTTCGCCGTCACCGGGGAGGAACTGGGTCTGGCGGGGACACTGTCGGTACTCGCCCTCTTCGCGGCTCTAGGCTGTGCGGGTATCCGCGTCGCCGGACGCACGGAGGACCCCTTCGTGAGGTACGCGGCGGGAGGCGTGACCACCTGGATCACGGCGCAGGCCGTGATCAATGTGGGTGCGGTGCTCGGCCTGCTGCCGATCGCCGGTGTCCCGCTCCCGCTGTTCTCCTACGGAGGATCAGCCCTGCTGCCGACCATGTTCGCCATCGGGCTCCTGATCGCCTTCGCGCGTGCGGACCCGGCCGCGCGGACGGCCCTGGCGCGGCGCGGTCCCGGCTACGGCAGGAAGAAGGCCGTGGTGAGATGGAACACGATGCGACGGCGCGTTTCGGCGCGTTCGTCCGGAGAGCGGTGA
- a CDS encoding UDP-N-acetylmuramoyl-L-alanyl-D-glutamate--2,6-diaminopimelate ligase: MTTITPDSGNHEAPDPRDTDGRTSAAPGEAPSFSNGRGEPGTLTAVPRSDQSQTTRKGGPVTYPGPPRPAQVSATPLAVLAEELGIDIRGGAAGESGAAEATGITHDSRAVRPGDIYAALPGARLHGADFAGQAEGLGAVAVLTDPAGAERALATGLAVLVAGDPRGRMGELAATLYGHPGKDLLQLGITGTSGKTTTAYLVEGGLRRAGHSTGLIGTVEMRVGDERIKSERTTPEATDLQALFAVMRERGVESVAMEVSSHALVLGRVDGCVFDVAVFNNLSPEHMEFHSDMEDYFRAKATLFTRKRSKQGVVNFDDEYGRRLIVESEVPVTTFSTEGHPDADWRAEDVELGPFGSTFTVVGPTGQRISAKAPLAGPFNVANALAAVVTLAVAGVDPQTAADGVGSVPGVPGRLERVDIGQPYLAVVDYAHKTDAVESVLRALRKVTEGKIHIVIGCGGDRDRSKRGPMGAAAARLADTAVLTSDNPRSEDPLAILAAMLAGAAEVPVHERGEVLVDADRAAAVATAVARAKEGDTVLIAGKGHEQGQDINGVVRSFDDRQVLHEAMKKAAAAQEAFQQAVSQKSVG, encoded by the coding sequence GTGACAACGATCACTCCCGACTCCGGGAACCACGAAGCCCCCGACCCGCGGGACACGGACGGCCGGACCTCGGCCGCCCCCGGCGAGGCCCCCTCATTTAGCAACGGACGGGGTGAGCCCGGTACGCTCACCGCCGTGCCACGCTCCGATCAGTCCCAAACCACCCGGAAGGGCGGTCCCGTGACCTATCCGGGCCCGCCTCGACCGGCCCAGGTCTCAGCCACCCCGCTCGCAGTACTGGCGGAAGAGCTGGGCATCGACATCCGCGGCGGCGCCGCGGGCGAGTCCGGTGCGGCGGAGGCCACCGGCATCACGCACGACTCCCGCGCGGTACGCCCCGGCGACATCTACGCCGCGCTGCCGGGCGCCCGCCTGCACGGGGCCGACTTCGCGGGACAGGCGGAGGGCCTCGGCGCCGTCGCCGTCCTCACCGACCCCGCGGGCGCGGAACGCGCCCTCGCCACCGGCCTGGCCGTCCTGGTCGCGGGCGACCCGCGCGGCCGGATGGGTGAGCTGGCCGCCACGCTCTACGGACATCCGGGCAAGGACCTGCTCCAGCTCGGCATCACGGGCACCTCGGGCAAGACGACCACGGCGTATCTCGTCGAGGGCGGTCTGCGCCGGGCGGGACACAGCACCGGGCTCATCGGCACGGTCGAGATGCGCGTCGGCGACGAGCGCATCAAGTCCGAGCGCACCACCCCCGAGGCCACCGACCTCCAGGCGCTCTTCGCGGTCATGCGTGAACGCGGTGTCGAGTCGGTCGCCATGGAGGTCTCCAGCCACGCACTGGTGCTCGGCCGGGTCGACGGCTGCGTCTTCGACGTGGCGGTCTTCAACAACCTCAGCCCGGAGCACATGGAGTTCCACTCCGACATGGAGGACTACTTCCGGGCCAAGGCGACCCTGTTCACCCGCAAACGCAGCAAACAGGGTGTGGTGAACTTCGACGACGAATACGGCCGCAGGCTGATCGTCGAGTCCGAGGTGCCCGTCACGACCTTCTCCACCGAGGGCCACCCCGACGCCGACTGGCGGGCCGAGGACGTCGAACTCGGCCCCTTCGGGTCGACCTTCACCGTCGTCGGACCCACGGGCCAGCGGATCAGCGCCAAGGCCCCGCTCGCGGGCCCCTTCAATGTCGCCAACGCCCTCGCCGCCGTCGTCACTCTCGCCGTCGCGGGCGTCGACCCGCAGACGGCCGCCGACGGGGTGGGCTCCGTCCCCGGCGTGCCCGGCCGCCTCGAACGCGTCGACATCGGCCAGCCGTACCTGGCCGTCGTGGACTACGCGCACAAGACCGACGCCGTCGAATCGGTGCTGCGCGCCCTGCGCAAGGTCACCGAGGGCAAGATCCACATCGTCATCGGCTGCGGCGGCGACCGCGACCGGAGCAAGCGCGGACCCATGGGGGCCGCCGCCGCCCGGCTCGCCGACACCGCCGTCCTCACCTCGGACAACCCCCGCTCCGAGGACCCCCTCGCGATCCTCGCCGCCATGCTGGCGGGCGCGGCCGAGGTCCCCGTGCACGAGCGCGGCGAGGTCCTGGTCGACGCCGACCGGGCAGCTGCCGTCGCCACAGCCGTCGCACGTGCGAAGGAGGGCGACACCGTACTCATCGCGGGCAAGGGTCACGAACAGGGCCAGGACATCAACGGAGTGGTGCGTTCCTTCGACGACCGCCAGGTGCTGCACGAAGCAATGAAGAAAGCCGCGGCCGCCCAGGAAGCGTTTCAGCAGGCCGTCTCTCAGAAAAGCGTGGGATGA
- the murD gene encoding UDP-N-acetylmuramoyl-L-alanine--D-glutamate ligase has product MGGRQVTQWQGTRVTVAGLGVSGVSAARALAGLGALVTVVDGGDSDTLRERAADLTAEGIPVRLGDADTLPPGTGLVVTSPGWKPSSPLFAAAAEAGVDVVGDVEIAWRLRGENAAPWLAVTGTNGKTTTVRMLAAILTAAGLRTAAVGNIGTPIIDVVLDSEPHDVLAVELSSYQLHWAPSLRAHSATVLNLAPDHLDWHGSMEAYAADKGRIYEGNQVACVYNLADKATEDLVRAADVEEGARAVGFTLGAPAPSQLGVVDGLLVDRAFVPDRQKQAQELAEVTDVDPPAPHNIANALAAAALARAYGVPATAVRDGLRAFHPDPHRMERIGEVDGVSYVDDSKATNTHSAEAALASYGSIVWIAGGLAKGATFDELVAGAAKRLRGVVLMGADRALIREALARHAPEVPVVDLDRTDTGAMPAAVQEAGRLARAGDTVLLAPACASMDMFTNYNVRGDVFADAVRARAAEAAEGA; this is encoded by the coding sequence ATGGGCGGCCGACAAGTGACCCAGTGGCAGGGGACGCGCGTGACCGTCGCCGGTCTCGGCGTGAGCGGCGTCAGCGCCGCCCGCGCCCTGGCCGGCCTCGGCGCCCTGGTGACCGTCGTGGACGGCGGCGACAGCGACACCCTCAGGGAGCGGGCGGCCGACCTGACCGCCGAGGGAATCCCGGTGCGCCTCGGCGACGCGGACACCCTGCCACCCGGTACCGGCCTCGTGGTCACCTCACCCGGCTGGAAACCGTCCTCCCCGCTGTTCGCGGCGGCGGCGGAGGCCGGGGTGGACGTCGTCGGCGACGTCGAGATCGCCTGGCGGCTGCGCGGCGAGAACGCCGCGCCCTGGCTCGCGGTCACCGGCACCAACGGCAAGACCACCACCGTCAGGATGCTCGCCGCGATCCTGACGGCGGCGGGACTGCGTACGGCGGCCGTCGGCAACATCGGCACCCCGATCATCGACGTGGTCCTCGACTCCGAGCCCCACGACGTCCTCGCCGTGGAACTCTCCAGCTACCAGCTCCACTGGGCGCCCTCGCTGCGCGCCCACTCGGCCACCGTGCTGAACCTCGCGCCCGACCACCTCGACTGGCACGGCTCCATGGAGGCGTACGCGGCCGACAAGGGGCGGATCTACGAGGGCAACCAGGTCGCCTGCGTCTACAACCTCGCCGACAAGGCCACCGAGGACCTGGTCCGCGCGGCCGACGTCGAGGAGGGGGCACGCGCCGTCGGCTTCACCCTCGGGGCGCCCGCGCCCTCCCAACTCGGCGTCGTCGACGGCCTCCTCGTCGACCGGGCCTTCGTGCCCGACCGGCAGAAGCAGGCCCAGGAGCTCGCCGAGGTCACCGATGTCGACCCGCCCGCGCCCCACAACATCGCCAACGCCCTGGCCGCGGCGGCCCTGGCCCGCGCCTACGGCGTGCCGGCCACCGCGGTCCGTGACGGCCTGCGCGCCTTCCACCCCGATCCGCACCGCATGGAACGGATCGGGGAGGTCGACGGCGTGAGCTACGTCGACGACTCCAAGGCGACCAACACGCACTCCGCCGAGGCCGCGCTCGCCAGTTACGGGTCGATCGTCTGGATCGCGGGCGGACTCGCCAAGGGCGCCACCTTCGACGAACTGGTGGCCGGCGCCGCGAAACGGCTGCGGGGCGTGGTGCTCATGGGCGCGGACCGCGCCCTCATCAGGGAAGCGCTGGCGCGACACGCCCCCGAGGTACCGGTGGTCGACCTCGACCGGACCGACACTGGGGCGATGCCGGCGGCGGTCCAGGAGGCGGGCAGGCTCGCACGGGCGGGCGATACGGTGCTGCTGGCCCCGGCCTGTGCCTCGATGGACATGTTCACCAATTACAACGTGCGCGGCGACGTCTTCGCGGACGCCGTCCGGGCCCGCGCCGCCGAAGCTGCCGAAGGCGCCTGA
- the rsmH gene encoding 16S rRNA (cytosine(1402)-N(4))-methyltransferase RsmH, protein MSHDRHVPVMLQRCLDLLAPALAEPGAVVVDCTLGLGGHSEALLSTFPSARLIALDRDKEALRLSGERLAPFGDRATLVHAVYDELPDVLDRLGVPRVQGVLFDLGVSSMQLDEADRGFAYAQDAPLDMRMDQSAGLSAAEVLNTYPPGELVRILRAYGEEKQAKRIVSAVVREREKEPFTYSARLVELIRDALPQAAKRTGGNPAKRTFQALRIEVNGELSVLERAVPAAVKTLAVGGRMAVLAYHSLEDRLVKQVFAAGAATTAPPGLPVVPERYQPRLKLLTRGAELPTEEEVAENRRAAPARLRGAQRIREEAL, encoded by the coding sequence ATGAGCCACGACCGACACGTCCCGGTGATGCTCCAGCGGTGCCTGGACCTGCTGGCCCCGGCGCTCGCCGAGCCGGGAGCCGTCGTCGTCGACTGCACCCTCGGCCTCGGCGGGCACAGCGAGGCACTGCTGAGCACCTTCCCCTCGGCGAGGCTGATCGCGCTCGACCGCGACAAGGAGGCGCTGCGCCTCTCCGGCGAGCGGCTCGCCCCCTTCGGCGACCGCGCCACCCTGGTCCACGCCGTCTACGACGAACTCCCCGACGTCCTCGACCGGCTCGGCGTCCCCCGCGTCCAGGGCGTCCTCTTCGACCTCGGCGTCTCCTCCATGCAGCTCGACGAGGCCGACCGGGGCTTCGCCTACGCCCAGGACGCACCCCTTGACATGCGTATGGACCAGTCGGCGGGGCTGAGCGCGGCCGAGGTCCTGAACACCTACCCGCCGGGTGAACTCGTACGGATCCTGCGCGCGTACGGCGAGGAGAAACAGGCCAAGCGGATCGTCTCGGCGGTGGTGCGTGAGCGGGAGAAGGAACCGTTCACCTACAGCGCCCGGCTCGTCGAGCTGATCAGGGACGCTCTCCCGCAGGCCGCCAAGCGCACCGGCGGCAACCCGGCCAAGCGGACCTTCCAGGCCCTGCGTATCGAGGTGAACGGGGAACTCTCCGTCCTGGAACGCGCGGTTCCGGCCGCGGTCAAGACCCTGGCCGTCGGCGGAAGGATGGCCGTCCTCGCCTACCACTCGCTGGAGGACCGGCTGGTCAAGCAGGTCTTCGCGGCCGGGGCCGCCACCACGGCCCCACCGGGGCTGCCCGTCGTCCCCGAGCGCTACCAGCCACGACTGAAGCTGCTCACCCGGGGCGCGGAACTCCCCACGGAAGAAGAGGTCGCCGAGAACCGCCGGGCCGCTCCGGCACGGCTGCGGGGTGCGCAGCGCATCCGCGAGGAGGCTCTGTGA
- a CDS encoding peptidoglycan D,D-transpeptidase FtsI family protein produces MTDREPPRRRVPGPARPVRPGGGPRRPGPGARPVRRPATAPAKARTKGRTPRTFKLGSPRPRLRMVSLGLALIMLIFVVRLLQVQGVDASAYTAAAEKNRFLRHTLPAERGGITDRNGVEMAASVDAYEITADPTMFTFKAAKTDDAPEQAAQLLAPILDRDAGDIAKKLRTPRTRYVLLASRQTPQVWKQIKDLKATLAKRIVPHDEGPAGVNLLAGVLQEPSSKRVYPNGDLGAGILGWVNAEGKGAGGLESQLDKELAGKPGRITYAQSGGRQVPTAGSSEVPAVPGSDVELTIDRDIQWAAQKAITDQVRKSKADRGYVIVQDTRTGQVLAMANAPGFDPGDLSDADPEALGNAALQDAFEPGSTSKIMSMAAVLEEHAATPRTHVTVPNRLHRGDRLFADDVDHPTWNLTLNGVLAKSSNIGTILATGQLGRTQPQANKVLYSYLHKFGIGQPSGLGFPGETAGILAPASKWSTSQQYTIPFGQGLSLNAMQAASVYSTIANGGVRVEPTLVRGSKGPDGRFTPETKPKKTRVVSEKTAKTLAKMLDSVVDDEAGTGVAARIPGYRVAGKTGTANRVDPKTGRYSGYTSSFAGFAPSDKPRVTVYCAIQNPTKGSYFGGQICGPIYKQVMEFALKTLSVPPSGSKSSRLPVTFTPGD; encoded by the coding sequence GTGACCGACAGGGAACCGCCACGCCGCCGGGTACCAGGACCCGCGAGGCCCGTACGGCCCGGCGGCGGCCCCAGGCGTCCCGGGCCGGGGGCCAGGCCTGTCCGCCGCCCCGCGACCGCGCCCGCGAAGGCCAGGACCAAGGGCCGCACCCCGCGCACCTTCAAGCTCGGCAGCCCCAGACCCCGGCTGCGCATGGTCAGCCTGGGGCTCGCCCTGATCATGCTGATCTTCGTCGTACGGCTGCTCCAGGTGCAGGGCGTCGACGCGAGCGCGTACACCGCGGCGGCGGAGAAGAACAGGTTCCTGCGCCACACGCTGCCCGCGGAGCGGGGCGGGATCACCGACCGCAACGGTGTGGAGATGGCCGCGAGCGTCGACGCGTACGAGATCACCGCCGACCCCACCATGTTCACCTTCAAGGCGGCGAAGACCGACGACGCCCCCGAACAGGCCGCGCAACTCCTCGCGCCCATCCTGGACAGGGACGCGGGCGACATCGCGAAGAAGCTCCGTACCCCCAGGACGCGTTACGTCCTCCTCGCCAGCAGGCAGACCCCGCAGGTGTGGAAGCAGATCAAGGACCTCAAGGCCACGCTCGCCAAGCGGATCGTGCCCCACGACGAGGGCCCCGCCGGGGTCAACCTGCTGGCGGGGGTGCTCCAGGAGCCCAGCTCCAAGCGCGTGTACCCGAACGGCGACCTCGGCGCCGGGATACTGGGCTGGGTCAACGCCGAGGGCAAGGGCGCCGGAGGCCTGGAGAGCCAGCTCGACAAGGAACTCGCGGGCAAACCGGGTCGGATCACCTACGCCCAGTCCGGCGGCCGGCAGGTGCCCACGGCCGGCAGCAGCGAGGTGCCCGCCGTGCCGGGCTCCGACGTGGAGCTGACCATCGACCGCGACATCCAGTGGGCCGCCCAGAAGGCCATCACCGACCAGGTCCGGAAGTCGAAGGCGGACCGGGGCTACGTGATAGTGCAGGACACCCGTACCGGCCAGGTGCTCGCGATGGCCAACGCCCCCGGCTTCGACCCGGGCGACCTCTCCGACGCCGACCCGGAGGCCCTCGGCAACGCGGCGCTCCAGGACGCCTTCGAGCCGGGCTCCACCAGCAAGATCATGTCGATGGCCGCCGTCCTTGAGGAGCACGCGGCGACCCCGCGCACCCATGTCACGGTCCCCAACAGGCTGCACCGGGGCGACCGGCTCTTCGCCGACGACGTGGACCACCCGACCTGGAACCTCACGCTCAACGGAGTGCTCGCCAAGTCGTCCAACATCGGCACCATCCTCGCCACGGGCCAGCTCGGCAGGACACAGCCGCAGGCCAACAAGGTGCTCTACTCCTACCTGCACAAGTTCGGCATCGGGCAGCCGAGCGGACTCGGTTTCCCCGGCGAGACCGCGGGCATCCTCGCGCCCGCCTCCAAATGGAGCACGTCGCAGCAGTACACGATCCCCTTCGGCCAGGGGCTCTCGCTCAACGCCATGCAGGCGGCCTCCGTCTACTCCACGATCGCCAACGGCGGCGTACGCGTCGAACCGACCCTCGTACGCGGCAGCAAGGGGCCCGACGGCCGATTCACCCCGGAGACCAAGCCGAAGAAGACCAGGGTCGTCAGCGAGAAGACCGCGAAGACCCTCGCCAAGATGCTGGACTCCGTGGTGGACGACGAGGCCGGCACCGGCGTCGCCGCCCGCATCCCCGGCTACCGCGTCGCGGGCAAGACGGGTACGGCCAACCGGGTCGATCCCAAGACCGGCAGGTACAGCGGTTACACCTCGTCCTTCGCGGGGTTCGCGCCCTCCGACAAACCCCGCGTCACCGTCTACTGCGCCATTCAGAACCCCACGAAGGGCAGCTACTTCGGCGGCCAGATCTGCGGGCCCATCTACAAGCAGGTCATGGAATTCGCGCTGAAGACCCTCTCGGTACCGCCCAGCGGCAGCAAGAGCTCCAGGCTGCCGGTCACCTTCACACCCGGAGACTGA
- a CDS encoding UDP-N-acetylmuramoyl-tripeptide--D-alanyl-D-alanine ligase: protein MIALSLAEIATIVGGRTYDIPDQTVIVTGPVVMDSRKVEPGGLFVAFAGERADGHDYAAGAVSDGAVAVLATRQVGVPAIVVENVETALGALARSVVGRLGATVVALTGSAGKTSTKDLIAQLLSRKGPTIWPPGNLNNEIGLPLTALRATEETRHLVLEMGARGIGHIRYLTGLTPPRIGVVLNVGSAHIGEFGGKEQIARAKGEIVEGLPEDGVAVLNADDPLVRAMAPRTSARVLLFGEAGEADVRAENVRLTATGQPAFTLHTPSGCGDVTMRLYGEHHVSNALAAAAVAHELGMSVDEIAVALSEAGTLSRWRMEVTERPDGVTIVNDAYNASPDSVRAALRALVAMGTAARAEGGRTWAVLGQMAELGDESLAEHDAVGRLIVRLNVSKLVAVGGREAAWLRMGAYNEGSWGEESVHVSDAQAAVDLLRSELRPGDVVLVKASRSVGLEQVAQALLDDATAASGKGAGR from the coding sequence GTGATCGCACTCTCTCTCGCCGAAATCGCCACCATCGTCGGCGGGCGGACCTACGACATACCGGATCAGACCGTCATCGTCACCGGACCCGTCGTCATGGACTCCCGCAAGGTCGAACCCGGCGGTCTCTTCGTCGCCTTCGCGGGCGAGCGCGCCGACGGCCACGACTACGCGGCCGGGGCCGTCTCCGACGGCGCTGTCGCCGTTCTGGCGACCCGTCAGGTCGGCGTGCCCGCCATCGTCGTGGAGAACGTCGAGACGGCCCTCGGAGCCCTCGCGCGCTCCGTCGTGGGACGTCTCGGCGCCACCGTGGTCGCCCTCACCGGGTCCGCGGGCAAGACCTCCACCAAGGACCTCATCGCGCAGCTCCTCTCGCGCAAGGGGCCGACGATCTGGCCACCGGGCAACCTCAACAACGAGATCGGCCTCCCGCTCACGGCGCTGCGCGCCACCGAGGAGACGCGCCATCTCGTCCTGGAGATGGGCGCCAGAGGCATCGGTCACATCCGCTACCTCACCGGGCTCACCCCGCCGAGGATCGGTGTCGTACTCAACGTCGGCTCCGCGCACATCGGCGAGTTCGGCGGCAAGGAACAGATCGCCCGCGCCAAGGGCGAGATCGTCGAGGGGCTGCCGGAGGACGGAGTCGCCGTCCTCAACGCCGACGACCCCCTCGTCCGCGCCATGGCTCCGCGCACCTCCGCGCGCGTCCTGCTCTTCGGCGAAGCGGGCGAAGCAGACGTACGGGCAGAGAACGTCCGTCTCACAGCCACCGGACAGCCCGCCTTCACGCTCCACACACCCTCCGGGTGCGGTGACGTGACCATGCGGCTGTACGGTGAGCACCACGTGTCGAACGCGCTCGCCGCGGCCGCCGTCGCCCATGAGCTGGGTATGTCCGTGGACGAGATCGCCGTTGCGCTCTCCGAGGCGGGAACCCTCTCCCGCTGGCGGATGGAGGTCACCGAGCGCCCGGACGGCGTAACGATCGTCAACGACGCCTACAACGCGAGTCCTGATTCGGTACGGGCCGCCCTGCGCGCGCTTGTCGCGATGGGCACGGCCGCACGGGCCGAAGGGGGCCGCACCTGGGCGGTGCTCGGACAGATGGCCGAGCTGGGGGACGAATCGCTCGCCGAGCACGACGCGGTCGGACGGCTGATCGTCCGGCTCAATGTGAGCAAGCTCGTGGCGGTCGGCGGCAGGGAAGCGGCCTGGCTGCGGATGGGCGCATACAACGAGGGTTCGTGGGGTGAGGAGTCGGTGCACGTGTCCGACGCACAGGCGGCGGTCGACCTGTTGCGCAGCGAGCTGCGCCCGGGAGATGTCGTGCTCGTGAAGGCGTCCCGGTCGGTGGGGCTCGAACAGGTGGCTCAGGCGCTGCTCGACGACGCCACCGCGGCCAGCGGAAAGGGCGCCGGCCGATGA
- the mraY gene encoding phospho-N-acetylmuramoyl-pentapeptide-transferase, translating to MRQILFAGVIGLFLTLVGTPLLIKLLARKGYGQFIRDDGPREHHSKRGTPTMGGIAFILATLIAYGLAKVITGEDPSFSGVLVLFLMTGMGLVGFLDDYIKIVKQRSLGLRAKAKMAGQLIVGIAFAVLALQFADQRNNTPASTKLSFVTDFGWTIGPVLFVVWALFMILAMSNGVNLTDGLDGLATGASVMVFGAYTFIGVWQFQESCANAATLTNPSACFEVRDPLDLAVVASALMGACFGFLWWNTSPAKIFMGDTGSLALGGALAGLAICSRTELLMALLGGLFVLITMSVVIQVGSFKMTGKRVFKMAPLQHHFELKGWSEVLVVVRFWIIQGMCVIVGLGLFYAGWAADK from the coding sequence ATGAGGCAGATTCTCTTCGCGGGAGTCATCGGGCTGTTCCTGACGCTCGTCGGTACCCCGCTGCTGATCAAGCTGCTGGCCCGCAAGGGCTACGGCCAGTTCATCCGGGACGACGGACCGCGCGAGCACCACAGCAAGCGCGGTACGCCCACCATGGGTGGTATCGCCTTCATCCTGGCGACCCTCATCGCCTACGGGCTGGCCAAGGTCATCACGGGTGAGGACCCGTCCTTCTCCGGTGTCCTCGTGCTGTTCCTGATGACGGGCATGGGCCTCGTCGGCTTCCTCGACGACTACATCAAGATCGTCAAGCAGCGCTCCCTCGGCCTGCGCGCCAAGGCCAAGATGGCGGGCCAGCTCATCGTCGGCATCGCCTTCGCTGTCCTGGCCCTGCAATTCGCCGACCAGCGCAACAACACCCCGGCCTCCACCAAGCTGTCGTTCGTCACGGACTTCGGCTGGACCATCGGCCCGGTGCTCTTCGTGGTCTGGGCGCTCTTCATGATCCTGGCCATGTCCAACGGCGTGAACCTCACCGACGGTCTCGACGGTCTCGCCACCGGTGCCTCGGTGATGGTCTTCGGCGCCTACACCTTCATCGGTGTCTGGCAGTTCCAGGAGTCCTGCGCCAACGCGGCGACCCTCACCAACCCCTCCGCCTGTTTCGAAGTGCGAGATCCGCTCGACCTCGCCGTCGTCGCCTCCGCCCTGATGGGCGCCTGCTTCGGCTTCCTCTGGTGGAACACCTCGCCCGCCAAGATCTTTATGGGTGACACCGGTTCGCTCGCGCTCGGCGGCGCCCTCGCGGGACTCGCCATCTGCTCCCGTACCGAACTGCTGATGGCCCTGCTCGGCGGCCTGTTCGTCCTGATCACCATGTCCGTGGTCATCCAGGTCGGCTCCTTCAAGATGACCGGCAAGCGGGTCTTCAAGATGGCGCCACTCCAGCACCACTTCGAACTCAAGGGGTGGTCGGAAGTCCTTGTCGTGGTCCGCTTCTGGATCATCCAGGGCATGTGCGTGATCGTCGGGCTCGGACTCTTCTACGCCGGATGGGCGGCCGACAAGTGA
- a CDS encoding beta-class carbonic anhydrase, whose translation MTTSASSPAGADGPAAAPGVTGTPNPAGPIPAGRVTERLVEANKRYGEQFDDPGMDAKPVLQVAVVSCMDARIDLHAALGLELGDCHTIRNAGGVVTDDVIRSLTISQRALGTRSVVLIHHTGCGMQTLTEDFRHELELEVGQRPAWAVEAFQDTDQDVRQSMQRVRTSPFLPHTDDVRGFVFDVRTGLLREIDPA comes from the coding sequence ATGACGACATCCGCATCATCCCCCGCAGGGGCCGACGGGCCCGCCGCAGCACCCGGGGTCACCGGGACACCGAACCCCGCAGGCCCCATACCGGCAGGTAGGGTCACGGAACGCCTCGTCGAGGCCAACAAGCGCTACGGGGAGCAGTTCGACGACCCGGGCATGGACGCCAAGCCCGTGCTCCAGGTGGCCGTGGTCTCCTGCATGGACGCGAGGATCGACCTGCACGCCGCCCTCGGTCTCGAACTGGGCGACTGCCACACGATCCGCAACGCGGGCGGCGTGGTCACCGACGACGTGATCCGTTCCCTCACCATCAGCCAGCGTGCCCTCGGCACCCGCAGTGTGGTCCTCATCCACCACACCGGCTGCGGCATGCAGACCCTCACCGAGGACTTCAGGCACGAGCTGGAGCTGGAGGTCGGGCAGCGCCCCGCCTGGGCCGTGGAGGCGTTCCAGGACACCGACCAGGACGTACGGCAGTCCATGCAGCGGGTAAGGACCTCGCCGTTCCTCCCGCACACCGATGACGTGCGTGGTTTCGTGTTCGACGTGCGGACCGGGCTGCTGCGCGAGATCGACCCCGCCTGA